One stretch of Lysobacter sp. TY2-98 DNA includes these proteins:
- the ftsE gene encoding cell division ATP-binding protein FtsE encodes MTLLRFDNVGKRYASGREALADVSFEVAPGEMLFVTGHSGAGKSTLLRLIHLTERASRGAVIFADRNIGKLRGRRMAMHRREVGVVFQDHRLLADRSVGDNVALPLLLRGMHRAEIGKRVRSTLDKVGLADREKSLPRQLSAGEQQRVGIARALAAEPKLLLADEPTGNLDPALSTEIMGLLDSLAARGTSVIVASHDLALVRRIRKRVLVLDHGRLVDDIPPGELAP; translated from the coding sequence AAGCGCTACGCCTCCGGGCGCGAGGCGCTGGCGGACGTGAGCTTCGAGGTGGCGCCGGGCGAAATGCTGTTCGTCACCGGGCATTCCGGTGCGGGAAAGAGCACGCTGCTGCGCCTGATCCATCTCACCGAGCGTGCCTCGCGTGGCGCGGTGATCTTTGCCGATCGCAACATCGGCAAGCTGCGTGGACGCCGCATGGCGATGCACCGGCGCGAAGTCGGCGTGGTCTTCCAGGACCATCGCCTGCTCGCGGACCGCAGCGTCGGCGACAACGTCGCACTGCCATTGCTGTTGCGCGGCATGCACCGCGCCGAGATCGGCAAGCGCGTGCGCTCCACGCTCGACAAGGTGGGTCTGGCCGATCGCGAGAAGTCGCTACCGCGCCAGCTCAGTGCGGGCGAGCAGCAGCGCGTGGGCATCGCGCGCGCGCTGGCGGCGGAGCCCAAGCTGCTGTTGGCCGATGAACCGACCGGCAATCTCGACCCCGCGCTGTCGACCGAGATCATGGGCCTGCTCGATTCGCTGGCCGCGCGCGGCACCTCGGTGATCGTCGCCAGTCACGACCTCGCGCTGGTGCGCCGCATCCGCAAACGCGTGCTGGTGCTCGACCACGGACGCCTCGTCGACGACATTCCGCCCGGGGAACTCGCGCCATGA
- the ftsX gene encoding permease-like cell division protein FtsX: MSTKTAKARRNDGVHTRSRLGAWFDHHVYSLVASLGRMLRKPWATGLTVGVMAIAIALPLGLWAVLANVAQFTGEVQQSRQVSLYLVPGTTLERANALAQQIRSRSDVVAVVVRSADEGLKELRAQGGLSEAADALGTNPLPHLLRVTPRGDDAVLAASLQSLTDVDVVQQDDAWRTRLDRWLTLGVRIALVLAVLLGLGALLVVGNTVRLDIQSRRDEIEVLQLLGATDGFVRRPFLYLGACYGLLSGAIALALLTGAELALRDPIAGLAQTYGSAFRLQGFDPIRAAVAVLGAGVIGWLGAGLVTGHYLRQTRSTGD; the protein is encoded by the coding sequence ATGAGCACGAAGACGGCAAAGGCGCGACGCAACGACGGTGTGCACACACGGTCCCGGCTCGGCGCGTGGTTCGATCACCACGTCTACAGCCTGGTCGCGAGCCTGGGCCGCATGCTGCGCAAGCCATGGGCGACGGGGCTGACGGTCGGCGTCATGGCAATCGCGATCGCGCTGCCACTGGGGCTGTGGGCGGTGCTGGCGAACGTCGCACAGTTCACCGGCGAGGTGCAGCAATCGCGGCAGGTGAGTCTGTATCTCGTGCCGGGCACCACGCTCGAACGCGCGAATGCACTCGCGCAGCAGATCCGATCGCGGTCGGACGTCGTCGCCGTCGTGGTGCGCAGTGCGGACGAAGGCCTCAAGGAACTGCGCGCGCAGGGCGGCCTGTCGGAAGCAGCGGACGCGCTCGGCACGAACCCGCTGCCGCATCTGTTGCGCGTCACGCCGCGCGGTGACGACGCGGTACTCGCGGCGTCCTTGCAGTCGCTGACCGACGTGGACGTGGTGCAGCAGGACGATGCTTGGCGCACGCGGCTCGATCGCTGGCTGACGCTCGGCGTGCGCATCGCCCTCGTGCTCGCGGTACTGCTCGGGCTCGGTGCGTTGCTGGTGGTCGGCAATACCGTGCGGCTCGACATCCAGTCGCGCCGCGACGAAATCGAAGTGCTGCAGCTGCTCGGCGCCACCGACGGCTTCGTGCGTCGCCCGTTCCTGTACCTCGGTGCGTGCTACGGGCTGCTTTCGGGTGCGATCGCACTCGCGCTGCTCACCGGCGCGGAACTCGCACTGCGCGATCCGATCGCCGGCCTCGCGCAGACGTACGGTTCCGCATTCCGCCTGCAGGGCTTCGACCCGATCCGGGCCGCCGTCGCAGTTCTGGGTGCCGGCGTCATCGGTTGGCTTGGCGCCGGGCTGGTGACGGGTCACTATCTCCGGCAGACCCGCTCGACCGGCGACTGA
- a CDS encoding response regulator, with translation MEHQDLRHLTSTSARVMVVDGSKLVRKLIADVLAKEVPGTEVVCCDSVAQAREALANGPVDLVTTAIALPDGDGLALARTVREAAGQKYVPIIVVSGDAQSLLESRTFTDDVTDYFDKGLGHHALAAFIRGYVQPEPIPGARVLYVEDSKVVAVATKRMLERHGLKVLHFIGVEEALAHFEQHRGQDDVGADLVLTDVYLKGELSGHDLLGRLRVQFGYGKRRLPILVMTGDANPQNQSELLRAGANDLVLKPIEERLLVTKTLFQLRVAGMEQRAAV, from the coding sequence ATGGAGCACCAGGATCTTCGCCATCTGACGTCGACATCGGCGCGCGTGATGGTGGTCGATGGATCGAAGCTGGTCCGGAAGCTCATCGCCGACGTGCTGGCGAAGGAAGTGCCGGGCACCGAGGTCGTCTGCTGCGACAGCGTGGCGCAGGCGCGAGAAGCGCTGGCGAACGGGCCGGTCGACCTGGTGACGACGGCGATTGCACTGCCCGATGGCGACGGCCTCGCGCTCGCGCGCACCGTGCGCGAAGCGGCAGGGCAGAAGTACGTACCGATCATCGTGGTCTCCGGCGATGCGCAGTCGCTGCTCGAATCACGCACGTTCACCGACGACGTCACCGATTATTTCGACAAGGGCCTCGGCCACCACGCGCTCGCCGCATTCATCCGCGGCTACGTCCAACCGGAACCGATTCCGGGTGCGCGCGTGCTGTACGTCGAGGACAGCAAGGTGGTGGCCGTGGCGACCAAGCGCATGCTCGAGCGCCACGGTCTCAAGGTGCTGCACTTCATCGGCGTCGAAGAAGCGCTCGCGCATTTCGAGCAGCATCGCGGGCAGGACGACGTCGGCGCGGACCTCGTGCTCACCGACGTGTACCTCAAGGGCGAGCTCAGCGGCCACGACCTGCTTGGTCGGCTGCGCGTGCAGTTCGGCTACGGCAAGCGTCGTCTTCCGATTCTGGTCATGACGGGCGATGCGAATCCGCAGAACCAGAGCGAGCTGCTGCGCGCGGGTGCGAACGATCTGGTGCTCAAGCCGATCGAGGAACGCCTGCTGGTGACGAAGACGCTGTTCCAGCTGCGCGTGGCGGGCATGGAGCAGCGCGCGGCGGTTTGA
- the ung gene encoding uracil-DNA glycosylase — MASLDDIRLEPGWKAHVGDYLLRDDMQHLAAFLRDRKRAGAQVFPPGHEIFAAFDATPFDRTRVVVLGQDPYHGPGQAHGLAFSVLPGVPVPPSLLNIFAELQRDLGIARPDHGCLLPWAWQGVLLLNAVLTVENGRAGAHQGKGWEGFTDHVVDVLNAEREGLVFLLWGSYAQAKGKRIDTGKHRVLKAPHPSPLSAHRGFIGCGHFSATNEYLARRGGTPIDWSLPAAATLRSRLDPTPA, encoded by the coding sequence ATGGCATCCCTCGACGACATCCGACTTGAGCCGGGCTGGAAGGCGCATGTCGGCGACTACCTGCTGCGCGATGACATGCAGCATCTGGCTGCGTTCCTGCGCGATCGCAAGCGCGCGGGTGCGCAGGTGTTTCCGCCGGGCCATGAAATCTTCGCCGCGTTCGACGCCACGCCGTTCGATCGCACGCGCGTGGTCGTGCTCGGTCAGGACCCTTATCACGGGCCGGGGCAGGCGCACGGGCTCGCGTTCTCGGTGCTGCCGGGCGTGCCGGTGCCGCCATCGCTGCTCAACATCTTCGCGGAGCTGCAGCGTGATCTGGGCATCGCGCGGCCCGATCACGGTTGCCTGCTGCCGTGGGCGTGGCAGGGCGTGCTGCTGCTCAATGCGGTGCTGACGGTCGAGAACGGCCGCGCCGGCGCGCACCAAGGCAAGGGTTGGGAAGGCTTCACCGATCACGTCGTCGACGTGCTCAACGCCGAGCGCGAGGGACTCGTGTTCCTGCTGTGGGGCAGCTATGCGCAGGCCAAGGGCAAGCGCATCGACACCGGCAAGCATCGCGTACTGAAGGCGCCGCATCCGTCCCCGCTGTCTGCGCATCGCGGCTTCATCGGCTGCGGGCATTTCTCGGCGACGAACGAGTACCTGGCGCGGCGCGGCGGCACGCCGATCGACTGGTCGCTGCCCGCCGCGGCGACGCTCCGGAGCCGGTTGGATCCGACCCCGGCGTAG
- the zwf gene encoding glucose-6-phosphate dehydrogenase, with product MSPTPASLLTIFGASGDLAQRMLLPSLYALHRDRLLPASLRILGTARSEFDDAGFRASVAEAIERFVPAAERDEAEIRGLLERIHYVPATLGDDASFAKLGERIAALRNGGDVVYHLSTAPRFYGDICRALGTMELADAGTRVMLEKPIGHDLASANAINDAVAAVFNESRIFRVDHYLGKEGVQNLLALRFGNAMFEPLWNARHIQQVQITVAETVGVEGRGDYYDDYGAMRDMLQNHLLQLLCLVAMEPPSHFDPSAVRNEKIKVLRSLRPIGRNDVAAETVSGQYTAGAIDGKAVPGYLDELGRPSRTETFVAIRAQVDNWRWAGVPFYLRTGKRMARRSTEIYVQMRQVPHSIFGAAPQPNALVIRLQPDERIELQVMSKTPGLDRGGLQLSPVELDLDMHEEFSTYRRRLAYERLYLDAIEGNGTLFVRRDETEAAWQWVDAIYDGWRAAGLTPRSYPAGTWGPSAAVTLVDRSGHSWRE from the coding sequence ATGAGCCCTACGCCCGCATCGCTGCTCACCATCTTCGGCGCCTCCGGTGACCTCGCGCAGCGCATGCTGCTGCCGTCCCTGTACGCCCTGCATCGCGACCGCCTGCTGCCCGCGTCCCTGCGCATCCTCGGCACCGCGCGCAGCGAGTTCGACGACGCCGGCTTCCGCGCCAGCGTCGCCGAGGCGATCGAACGCTTCGTGCCCGCCGCCGAGCGCGACGAAGCGGAAATCCGTGGGCTGCTGGAGCGCATCCACTACGTGCCGGCCACGCTGGGCGACGACGCGTCGTTCGCCAAGCTCGGCGAACGCATCGCTGCCCTGCGCAACGGCGGCGACGTCGTCTATCACCTGTCCACCGCGCCGCGCTTCTACGGTGACATCTGCCGTGCGCTCGGCACGATGGAGCTGGCCGATGCCGGCACGCGCGTCATGCTCGAGAAGCCGATCGGCCACGACCTCGCCAGCGCGAACGCGATCAACGACGCCGTCGCCGCGGTGTTCAACGAGTCGCGCATCTTCCGCGTCGACCATTACCTCGGCAAGGAGGGCGTGCAGAACCTGCTCGCACTGCGCTTCGGCAATGCGATGTTCGAGCCGCTGTGGAACGCACGGCACATCCAGCAGGTGCAGATCACCGTCGCCGAAACCGTCGGTGTCGAAGGCCGCGGCGATTACTACGACGACTACGGCGCGATGCGCGACATGCTGCAGAATCATCTGCTGCAGCTGCTGTGCCTCGTCGCGATGGAGCCGCCGTCGCACTTCGATCCATCGGCAGTGCGCAACGAGAAGATCAAGGTGCTGCGTTCGCTGCGACCGATCGGGCGCAACGACGTCGCCGCCGAAACCGTCTCGGGGCAGTACACCGCCGGTGCGATCGACGGAAAGGCGGTGCCCGGCTATCTCGACGAATTGGGTCGCCCGAGTCGCACGGAGACCTTCGTCGCCATCCGCGCGCAGGTCGACAACTGGCGTTGGGCCGGCGTGCCGTTCTACCTGCGCACCGGCAAGCGCATGGCGCGCCGCTCCACCGAAATCTACGTGCAGATGCGCCAGGTACCGCACTCGATCTTCGGCGCCGCGCCGCAGCCGAATGCGCTCGTCATCCGCCTGCAGCCGGACGAGCGCATCGAACTGCAGGTGATGAGCAAGACACCCGGCCTCGATCGCGGCGGACTGCAGCTCTCGCCGGTCGAGCTCGATCTCGACATGCACGAGGAGTTCTCGACGTATCGCCGCCGCCTCGCGTACGAGCGTCTGTACCTCGATGCGATCGAAGGCAACGGCACACTGTTCGTGCGCCGCGATGAAACCGAAGCCGCGTGGCAGTGGGTCGACGCCATCTATGACGGCTGGCGCGCCGCCGGGCTCACGCCAAGGTCGTATCCCGCCGGTACCTGGGGCCCGAGTGCGGCGGTGACGCTGGTCGACCGCAGT